The Hippocampus zosterae strain Florida chromosome 10, ASM2543408v3, whole genome shotgun sequence genome contains the following window.
TTTTAATTCGTTTTGTAGGGCAggtttgtgtggtttttttggggggaaatgtttaattttgttttagtttttattagtttttgcttttggtggtaaagattaaaaaatacatataaatacaattCTCAAATGGCTGTTTGACATTCCCTCTTCGAATGGTCTGTAgagaaatacagaaataaatacttcaatatttaaaatgtatcatgAAATCTTATATAAGATACAGTATATAAGACATAATTGGGCGGCGGGATCACTTCAATAAGTATTTTTggtatgaaaaaaatcaaattcactGTCCAAAAAGTGCCTCCATATCCTCAAACCTGAGCTTCCACTGTCCTGGCCAGAAGACACGTCCAACTCTGCGACAAGCGGTCTCATGGAGCTCTCCTCCGGATGCTCGTCCAACGACGGTTCTGTCCGAGACGTAAGCTGATCCGCACAGGGGTCCCGCTCGTCTCTATGCCTGCGCTGGCTTGACTCTTGCGACACTTGTTCCGTGATGTGACTCAGACTTGTTCCATGATGTGACTCAGAGTCCCATCCGGCAGAAAGTGGCGGGCCAGATGGCTGCCCGATCATAGACGAGTGAGCCGACGGTTGACCCATCAGCGGCTCCATGGCTCCGGTGTCTCTTTGTTCGGCAAGAAGACAGGAGGACTGATCCCCCGGCTGACCAATTAGAGGTCTGAATGAATCCTGATCCTCGCAAACTGAGAGTTGCTCGGTGATTGGGCGGGCAGTGTGGTCATGATTCTGGAAGATGAACAATAGGGGCTTGGTTGAACATATGTCCATGAGTAGAAACTAAAAATTTGTAGTAGAAAGActttggtaaaaaaataaataaatacaattttaaaaaaaggaaatggtgatttccccccccccttcattattgcaattgtaatttttttttaaatcatttttttcaaggtcctctttccGTGCTTTTTTTCTACCAAACAAGACAAATTTATAATACTTCAATGTTTTGGTCTTATAGATTCGGCTTAcactaaaataaaggcaaatacaTTATGAATTAACATGAAACAAGGTGCACTTCAATTAGCGTTAACTTCTTTTTCACTGCCTTCAAGTAGATTTccattatcattcaatatgCAAAGCAATGTAAAAATAGTAAACAAATGTCAAGCCTTTCAGACGGCTTTGTGGCTCACTAACCATGTCCGTTGTGTGGGCGGCTTGAGAGGGAAGAGTCACGCGTGATTCTTCGTCATCGTCCTCTCGCCTCCCAGTGGCTTGGCCAAAAGGGTGAAGCTCCTCCAAAACGGAGACTTCGGTGTCTGGAGATCAAAAACAGGGGAAATTATGTGAAGTCGGGCATTTCACATGAGACAATGCAACATATTTTTTCATCGCCTCGCGCATGTGGGACCATTTGccgatttattctttttttttggggggggggggaattctttaatatttttttgttgctgaccAACAAATcacattgagatttttttttctcaacctcATCTGTTAATTACTTAGCCCTGAAGAAGAACCTTTCCAACCCCTGCTCAAAATGTCCCACGGTGAACAAAAGCATCCCGCATGGCGGGGGAAGCATCTAACGCACGCTGTACCTGTGCTTTTAACCACGGCGCTGAAAGAGACGTCGAGCTCTTGAACATATCGGTTGATAATCCGCTGGACGTTGCCGCCGCTGAACAGGGCGGTAGGCAGAGCAGCTTGGGGTTGGCCTGCAGCATGACTGGAGGAGGTGCCAAGTTGAGAAGACTGCGCCGCTCCAAGAGTTGGAGATTTACCTGATAATGACACTTCAGGTTTAAACCAGAGACCAAAGTCAACATGTACGTGCCtgcaacattttcttttattccTCTTTCCATACAGTCTCAAAAATACACGAGCCAGTGCTACCAAGATGTGTGCTAGCAGACAGATTTCTCACCTGCCTCTGGATCACTGGTGATATAGCTCCCAGTGGACAGGGTGGTGGTGGACAGGCATTCCACATCAGCTGTTCCATGTGTAGACTAACAACCCAAGCCCAAGCGCACACATAGTTAGGGTAAGTGGTAGATGCATGCATTTACAAGAAAATCCTACGATACATTGTCCTTCACAAATAATAATTTAGTGCACCTACACTTACCATGGGGTAAAATGCTTATCCCCCCCAAATATGGGGTGGAGGCGGTTAAGCATTTTACCCCCGtaacctccccccaaaaaagctctCTTCTAAGCAAACTTAAGATTAAATGGACACAGCCGAGCTCAGTTCAAGTGTAGAAACCCTcatggaaatgtatttttagtcAAAAATACACTTCAGGTCAAGAAGATTTACATCATCACTCAGTGcacgaacattaaaaaaaaaaaaaacaaagaaaaacatgcgtcgcacacacgcacgcacacacacgcgcacacgcacacgcgcacagacacacgcgcacacacacactgagctcAGTTCAAGTGTAGAAGCCCTCATGAAATGTATTTCGCTGTTAAATACAATTCAggtaattttgtttacatcatCGCTCAGTACACACAATAAGATGACACTCTCGCACGCACAAACGATCGCAAACATACTCACACACCCACAAACATTCTGACAAACACGGACAGACATAAAGACGAAAAGCTTCTCATGCATAATCAAAGGCCAAGACAGATATTGCCAAGGCACTCAGATTTGGCTATTTTTCATCATTGATTCACAACTTGTGAACCTCAGAGGGCATGAGAAGTGTACCCGAATGCAATGCCACcccttgaataaaaacaacagccCTACCGGCGGACTTGCCCCTCCAGGTGCCCTGGTAGTATGTGGGAGTGAGTCGCTGATCGTGAGTGACATGCCAAAGGAATCGGATCCCCTCTCAGAGTTGGATGAGATCTGTTGATATGAACCTGGAAAagagaaattccattttcaaataaacCCGACCAGAACTGCTGCACCATGGCTTGCCAACCTGCAAGATGTGGACCAATACTGGTCCATGAGTCATTTGGTACCAGGCATCatacagattttaaaaatatattttctgacTAGATTCCTCAGAGTCGAAATATTAGGTGTCTTCGTAAACATGTCAAATTTTTcagtgaataaaataaaaatgtcagcacACGAGTTTCAAAAAAACTTAATTCACCGTGCTCAGAAGTATCTGGGGATATTCCAGTCCCCATCACCAGATTTTCTCGATAGAGTGGTGGGGTGGACTTCCTTGAACTTAGTCCAGAGGGGGTCTGCAGAGTATGTCGGGCGGTCACGGATGACTCATATGGCTCCCGCAGAGACCAGTCCCTTGTATGATGTGGCAGGGAGAAAACGTCCTCCGGACCTGAGAGTAGGAACAGCGCCAGTGATGAAGAGACATGGTTTCTTGCATGTAGAATTGTAGTTGCTATTGACATTTCAGATGTTTGCCCGGGTATTGTTTCAATACCCGTCTTGAGATACTTTACACAGGTCTCTCCCAGTCAGAATCTTTGTGTCCTGAcaattgtgacttgttgtaaatgaatattttatactGACCTGTCACCAGGCTGGTGTTCACTGGCGTCTCGACTTCCTCAATGGCGCTGAGCTCATGCTGTTCCCTCATCATGCCAAGCCTGTCGCGTGTCACTGGGGGTTTTCCTGCTCGAGCAGGAGCATGCAGTGAGACTGGAGAGACTGAAAATACATAGCAGAAAGGTAGGCAAAGATATCAAATGAAAACCCGCGACAGCGCGTTGCTGGCAGTAtgtggacataaaaaaaaatcaacgcaccaccaccaacaacaaacaaacaaatcaatgaaACACACTTCATTACCTGTTTCGCTGGAGAATGGGGGTTGAAGACTTGGATCGACTTCTGTCTGCAGATGCCCCAGTTGGGTCAGACTCCCCCCATTAGATTCTTCTATGATTTTGAGCAAGGAGGAAAGTAGTCCCGAGCGGGATGGACCGGCATCGTCCTCTGCCGAGTCCTCACTGTATAGCTGTGGATTGGAAAGAACCTCATCCTACAACCATTTGACTTTCACATGACAAGACAACAGCGCCAGGTGGCATTTTGACATCGACAGACAATGATTGAACTCACCTGTGCATCAACATTAATCAGAGCCCGCAATGTTTCCTTTTCCTGCCTCAGGAGCTCCAGACTATGTTGCTGTCTTTGTCGCAGCTCCTCAAGGCTTTCTCTCTTGCCTTCCTGCTGCCTGCTATCGTGGAACTCCTGAGACCCCTCCTGGTCGGAGTCAtcttctgcgggtactccaaaCTGTGGAAAGCGACCCTCTGTGACCGTTTGGATGGGCCGGAATGGAAGGCTTGTGGTGACAGTTTTAGAAGGGAGAAAGTCTGCGGTGACTGGTTTAAGGGCGAAGGATTCTCTGACGACCGTTTGAGGATTAAGTACTTCTCTGCTGACTGGTTGAGGATGAAGTGACTCCTTGGTGACCACTTGAGGAGTAAGTACTTCTCTGGTGACTGGTTGCGGATGAAGTGACTCTCTGGTGACCACTTGAGGAGTAAGTACTTCTCTGGTGACTGGTTGAGGCTGAAGTGACTCTCTGGTGACCACTTGAGAAGGAGCTGGCTCAGTGGTGACCAATTGAGGGAGTGGCTCTCTGATGACTTGTGGAAGACTAAGCGACTCTCTGGTAACCATTGTAAAAGGTAGCGACTCTCTAGTGACTACTGGAGTTCGAGGAAGTGAGTGTGTGGTGCTCACTTGAGGAGCAACTGGACTATTGCTGACCATTCTAGGATGAATTGGTACTCTGGTGACTACTTCAGGAGGAACTGGTCCTCTGGGGACCACTTCAGGAGGAAGTAACTCTCTGGTGACCATTTTAGGATGAAGTGCCTCGCTGATGACCGGTTGAGAAGTAAGTGTCTCCGTGGAAGTCGGCGGGCTTCTAGCTTGCTCCCCAAATCTTGAAACAACTTTTCTCATCAAAGGGGCATGATTAGAGATCTGCTGTAGCTGTTGCCTAGGAATGATTAAACTTTCACATGGTTCTGCAGTCTGCAGGGTGGGAGCAAAGCTGGCACTGGTGGAGGGAACACTGGGTGGCATGGCTGGACCAGTGGATCTTGGTGAGGTAAACTCAGCAGCAATTTGTGGCTCGGTAGAGCGTAAATGTAGCAGAGGAGTAGGTGGAGTGGCCATGTTGTGACGACTCTGGAGAGCGCGCTGGTATTCTTCCAGGCGTTGTCGAGCCGCGTCCATAGACTGCTGATGAATTCTTTAAGTTGAGCcccagccccaaaaaaacaaaggatggCATTACAATAGATAGAGGAGTAaaatttcaatacattttagGTGCCAGATATGATTACAATGGTTTTAAATgactttaaatgtgtttaatatatatatgaatcagcatgtattgtattgtaatacaaCAGAAGGGgttaaaccattcattcattcatcttcctaaccgcttgatcctcactagggtcgcggggggtgctggagcctatcccagctgtctccgggcagtaggcgggggacaccctggatcggttgccagccaatcgcagggcacacagagacgaacaaccattcgcactcacactcacacctagggacaatttagagtgttcaatcagcctgccatgcatatttttggaatgtgggaggaaaccggagcacccggagaaaacccacgcaggcccggggagaacatgcaaactccacacagggaggccgtagctggaatcgaacccggtacctctgcactgtgaagccgacgtgctaaccactggactaccgggccgcccggggtTAAACCATTTACAAATATTGTTTTAAGTGTCTGAAACGTAACCAGACTGTATTCATATATTTTCCTAAGGAACTTAATCTCAGCTATTGGCCCGAAAATAAGAcggtgtgttttttgcattgaaagaaGACTGAAAAAATAGGAGTCGTCTtctattcggggtctagacattgtACCCATTTACAACGCTAGATGACgctagatatcattgaagcgaatgctgaacttgactccccaggccaaagtgaacccgtcacgaagagtaaaaataaaaatagcggtagcaaaaggaagaaaaataaaatatagcggtaagaaaaaaagagaagaaaataatagaagagataacagaaaatggagaaacatagcgacaatctggagaaaagtgggtcaaagatcggccaggttaaccggcagctgaggagaagttatgatgtaatttacatttcaaaaactagAAGCCactcatttacgaatgtgattgcactttagtttacatatttaaatgttcagatattaagatttgaatgaggcaaaatgacATGCTTATTCTCTCaagtatattattataataatttgtttcagatgtactgtaattattttcagtaTCAAAATTTATTTGATGTTCAAAAAGTACTTTTTCAAACttcagtcttgaaaaagaggggtcatcttataatcagggccgtcttattttcgggccaatacggtatttgctgaaaaactcacctatccACAGTGTATCTGCACTCTATTTATCGTCCTAAATTGCTACAAGATTCCACCAAAGGGCTGACGAATAGTGTCAAGTAAGCCTGTTGATGTGATACACCTCAATATTTTGTAGAACTTTTTCGTGTCGAGGTGAAGCCAAATTACAAAGTTGTTGCACAAAATCTTGTTTTTGGACTTCTGAGAGGCTTTGAAAAAGCTCAAGCTAACAAACAATGGCATTCTCGTTATTGGATAATTGCTCTATTTATGGTTGCATTGTTTTGCTGTAAAATAATCtaaaagcctttttttaaaaaggtaatcttgaaagatgaatttgaaatcaaaGTGTTTCGTGATCAAAGTTTAGGGTTTAAACTATGAATGTAGGCAactataaaaatgttttaagcaCGGTCACGACAATTAAATTAAGCTTTTCACTATTTATCCTTATCCTTGCGAACATCAGGTGTTTAATGTACAACTAAAGCAGCAGATGATGCAACATACCTGTTTTGCTCCAGGAGGCGCGCTTGACATTCTCGGATTCTCCTGGTATGCTCAGGAGTTAACGGCTGTCATATAAATCAAGACATAAATCATGATTGAGAATCAAAACCAAGAAAAAATATCTTACTCAAACATCTGCTAACCCGTGGATCTCTGTAAACTTCCTGGCCATGAACCGGCGGTACCTCTGCTTGATTAAGAGGGATTTCTTGggtcttttgttgttttccatcCTGCTGAGCCTTGAGCAGCAGCTGCTCCAAATGGGCCTTCTGGTCTTCCAGCTCGTGTAGCAAGGCCATCTGCTGCTGTTTCTCCCGCTCCAGCTCCATCTCCTGCAGAAGATAAAAAGGTCAAGAAAAAGCCTCACCCAAGAAATTAGACAAAAACAAACCGGAGTTGCTCCTGCTCATCCCAGAGAGAGCAATCCTTCATAGACATTTGAAATATACAGTCACCCCCCTCgcccgtttttatttatttgctattCTTTATACAATTTTCCTTTTCCTGCAGAACCTGTTCCACCAAAGTCCTAAAAGCATTACAGTAAATCAGTGTCAACAAAGTACGGTGAAGTGACACACCTCGAAAAGTGAGCTCTGATGGTTCTGCTGTATACTTTCATTTGATCAACCAATCATCACAATTAGCACAAGCCAAACtgccctgaaaaaaataatcagtggAAAAATTATTCTACACAAAGTGGACTACCAGTCCTTTGACCATCCCATACCCTTTTCTTTCGCTCTGCTTCaaattccagaattttggaggACAGGTCATCTCTGTCTTGAGTGTCTGCTGGGCCTGGCTGACTGCTTGGAATCACAGCTAACAGAAACAAAAGAGACCCtgtttttcctcattgaaaGAGCTTATTGAATAGTAAATATTAAAAAAGCAAGACCATGAAGATTTCATCATATTTATCAATGACATTTGGACTGGCCCGGCAGGGCAGCATCAATGAACTTTGGGTAGCCCGCACAGTCACGTAGTGGACCCCAGTTCATTGCAATGCAAATTTTATCATTTAGATTTTTTCCAATATTCCTCAATCTAATGTCACATTGTAATTTAACAGACGCTTTACAAAAACTCGAGAAAAGAAAATACCAGGAACTCTCTCAAccacaatgtgaaatattttgaaTGTGGCATTACCTTGAAATAATGATGGCGGTTCTGTGGGCTGGCTGCTGAGGGAGCCCGTGTCGATGGTCATGTCTTGCTCCGAGACCGCCTCTTTATCGACGACCGCAGCACTCTCCACAACTTCCTCGGGCTTGACGACAGCATCCCGCTCTGGGATGACGTCGGTGTCCCGTTCTGAGACCCGACTGGCAACAGTGACGAGAGAATGAGCATCAGGGATGCCATTGCTACCGCTTGTCGACTCACTCCTTTGGGTCCTGATGCGATTGAGGAGATTCTTCAGGCCCCGTCTGGGAGCTGCCCTGTCGGTTTTCACTGCAAGTTTAGAATGGATGTGTGAAAAAATTGCATGGGCATTTATTCGAAATCTTCGCTCAGAACGACAGTGTCTTACTAGTAATGGGGTTTTTCCCTTCACTATTAGTGCCACTTTTTGTCTACTTTATAAATTTTAACATGGCCTTTTATCATCGGCAACCTGAGTCGCACTCTTCGCAAAGGCACGCTGTCGTAGCAGGTGCAGAATGTGGTCCGGCATTGTCCCGCTGAACCAATCAGGGGCGTCCATGAAAAAGACATCGCTTAGATGGTAGCATGTTTCCCCCAAAACCTGTATTTACCTTTCAGCATTAAAAGTGCCATCACAGATGTGTAAATTACCAATGCCATTAGCGCTAACCCATCTCgataccatcacagatgctggctttttaACTTTGCGTCTGCAACAGTCCGGATGGTTCTCTTCCTCTTTGGCCCGGAGCACATGACGTCCACAAGTTGAAAAGTGGACTCGCCAGATCATAGAACCCTTCTCCACTCTGCATCAGTCCATCATTGATGAGGTTGGGCCCAGAGAAGCCGGCGCATTTCTGGGTGTGGTTGATggagttttaagttgcacttcAGGATGCAGTGCCAAATTGTATTTACTGACAATGGTATTCTGAAGTGTTCCTAAACCCATGTGGTGATATCCTTTACACATTGGTTTTTGACGCAGTGCCGCCTGAGGCAATGAAAGTCACAGTCATTCATTGCTGGTTTTCGACCTTAGCCCTAACACAACaatgatttctccagattctcttaAACTTTATATGATGGACCGTAGATGATGAAATCtctaaattccttgcaattgcACGTTGAGGAACTTTTTCTTGAAACTGTTTGGCTATTTTCTCGTGTGGTTGTTCACCAAGAGGTGAACGTCACACCCTCTTTGCGTGGGAAGGAATGAGCAATTCAGTAAAGCTCCTTTTAAACCCAGTCCTGGCACCCAGCTGctcccagttagcctgttcacctgtgggatgttccaaagaggtgtttgatgagcatcccgcaaattttttttaacacgtgcCCCAGCTTTCTTAGGACATTTTTCCGCCcaaaaattcaaagttaatgattatttgctaaaaaaaaaaaagttcatcagTCTGAACATTAAAaagcttgtctttgtagtgtattcaattaaaaataggTTAAAcatgatttgtaaatcattgtattctatttttatttatcttatACAATATCCCAacatcattggaattgggttatgaagaagaaaaaaatgcgttAAGTACCATGGGCAGAGTCCTGCGATGCAGGGTCCACTGTTGacttttgttgtttggatgtgGTAGCCTCATCGAGTGTGACATCTAGCTCGGAATCCTGGCTGCTTGTGGACACGACAGGAAGTGGTTCAGGGATGAGCCGGCCCACCAGGTCACCTTTGAGTTCTGGGATTAAGCGCATTCATGCATCACTTGAATCATTTGAAGCCATCTGGATTATAGCCATTCCAcgtcaaaaaaatgtatgaaataactgttcagatttttttccggATGATTCAAATATTTGGGAGAattaaacagagagagagagagagaaaataacaaCGGTACTCTTTTGGTCCCTTATCACAACAAAATGATGAACTGCAGAAGTGCAGACGGAACATTTGACCATTCAAAACAGAGTGGAAAGTCAGCAAAAATTGCTTTCCGCTCCCCAATTTCTTGAGGAAGGAATATTTGAATGTTATCTTTGGTTTGTGTtggaatgtgttaaaaaaatgatttattttcttttttttccaatgtttttGTAGATTTTAAAAGCACCAATGTCGGCTGATTAAATTGGTCTGCCGATTGATTGGTTGTGCCCTATTATGAACAGAGACAATTCTAAACATTTTTAGGAGGCTGTCAATTACAATTTTCGACAGGGCTAAGTCTCAATATACAGTAGACTACTGTAAGAAGTATGAAGTTCTTACTCCTTTCTCTGGTGTACATGTCTTCAAAGGCAAACTCCATGTCCCTTTGGAAGTCGTCCTTCATCTCCCGTCTCCTGTGAGGCGGCTGGAAGATCACTGGCGGTATCTGAAATGCCTGCCGCCGCCTCCTGAGCATGTCAGCCTGCTGCATGTGCTCCAATTCAACAAGGAGCCGATCGCGGTCCTACAGAGACCAAAAAGGGTCTAACATTAACGGTGGTCGGGCCACCACGTACTTACAAAATGCTGCGCCAAATGGGGTCAGTACATATTTCATGTAtacataaaatgaaatcaacacaTTCTGCATTTACTCGATATTCCTGCCATGCAGTGTAAAATTTGTGTACTTCCCCTCTTTCTCCTCACTAGTAAGTGTTCCGTAAACTAATATGAAGATGGGGCACACTACATACAAGACTGCAATTCCAGCAACACTTTCTACTACAGCAATCCCATTTATCGTGGGAggtacgttccaaaaagaaccggTGATAAGTGACATTCATGAAGTACTGATAGTCttcttgatttattattttttttacaattattacatacagaaaaaaatactgtatagaaGGAAACCAaagatgaaaactttttttcaagcccgaccattaaaaaataaaaaaaatatcagcgtCTTCTGACGAACAACTGATAAACGTTTCGTCAACGTTGCTGATTTTGCCATGGAGAAactttggcaagctgtacagcgATGAGGTGCGGAGATT
Protein-coding sequences here:
- the cep295 gene encoding centrosomal protein of 295 kDa isoform X1; the protein is MARRVGKLRPSPNEEAQLIQEERERRRILRIQQVREQQKNFALQTRQNVEQRRQRELELLGRELREEWEQQHSEKLHTLQMLYEQSLQMVGQGQRMAKENEPDLAAINQREALNHAKAEERFRDALKELKSQRFKDSEMQSRTINARKKALQVEKERSSKVANLPPPPSNPILQAIDSAKSNVGRKADISSFASTRYHMPVATVDRAEETQQADVHEGAELAMKRLVDLQRDCERKRAEQIVTARVRGKTALKKEHRALDRDRLLVELEHMQQADMLRRRRQAFQIPPVIFQPPHRRREMKDDFQRDMEFAFEDMYTRERKLKGDLVGRLIPEPLPVVSTSSQDSELDVTLDEATTSKQQKSTVDPASQDSAHVKTDRAAPRRGLKNLLNRIRTQRSESTSGSNGIPDAHSLVTVASRVSERDTDVIPERDAVVKPEEVVESAAVVDKEAVSEQDMTIDTGSLSSQPTEPPSLFQAVIPSSQPGPADTQDRDDLSSKILEFEAERKKREMELEREKQQQMALLHELEDQKAHLEQLLLKAQQDGKQQKTQEIPLNQAEVPPVHGQEVYRDPRPLTPEHTRRIRECQARLLEQNRIHQQSMDAARQRLEEYQRALQSRHNMATPPTPLLHLRSTEPQIAAEFTSPRSTGPAMPPSVPSTSASFAPTLQTAEPCESLIIPRQQLQQISNHAPLMRKVVSRFGEQARSPPTSTETLTSQPVISEALHPKMVTRELLPPEVVPRGPVPPEVVTRVPIHPRMVSNSPVAPQVSTTHSLPRTPVVTRESLPFTMVTRESLSLPQVIREPLPQLVTTEPAPSQVVTRESLQPQPVTREVLTPQVVTRESLHPQPVTREVLTPQVVTKESLHPQPVSREVLNPQTVVRESFALKPVTADFLPSKTVTTSLPFRPIQTVTEGRFPQFGVPAEDDSDQEGSQEFHDSRQQEGKRESLEELRQRQQHSLELLRQEKETLRALINVDAQLYSEDSAEDDAGPSRSGLLSSLLKIIEESNGGSLTQLGHLQTEVDPSLQPPFSSETVSPVSLHAPARAGKPPVTRDRLGMMREQHELSAIEEVETPVNTSLVTGPEDVFSLPHHTRDWSLREPYESSVTARHTLQTPSGLSSRKSTPPLYRENLVMGTGISPDTSEHGSYQQISSNSERGSDSFGMSLTISDSLPHTTRAPGGASPPSTHGTADVECLSTTTLSTGSYITSDPEAGKSPTLGAAQSSQLGTSSSHAAGQPQAALPTALFSGGNVQRIINRYVQELDVSFSAVVKSTDTEVSVLEELHPFGQATGRREDDDEESRVTLPSQAAHTTDMNHDHTARPITEQLSVCEDQDSFRPLIGQPGDQSSCLLAEQRDTGAMEPLMGQPSAHSSMIGQPSGPPLSAGWDSESHHGTSLSHITEQVSQESSQRRHRDERDPCADQLTSRTEPSLDEHPEESSMRPLVAELDVSSGQDSGSSGERTGTDLSALSEGTILPHVSSPPEASDHGVSVPGVNPLPPGAVSFHPLPAEITNNETAPDPSAVFHDSSNGRLSSGELSTSAHSDLQSHDGVSESEQSTEHFRAEDDSQEISAWHCVDSPQAMQLSQSDASDTSSPFSILPEDNVEEEQLGVQAPIADPLTEVKAEHNLNLRMDFTAKLPEAGSTKGILEQSQITLLSLTDITLQDSMEPEEEVMWADEEQKGHEESQTTIMKEPSGSLKDYESSVHAGMLLEFNWGSRDQGHFEEKRQSLLKRSARRVEQVKAKGALARSRAAAEDSVQSGERPLQTKTQSVHREQVKAKGAPGKTGAAAEVCRECPAQTQQEGKVDNSKTAKSTLVKQQKSPTTPVTSMSAKLNEHNQVKSSKQEVTEMHRRTQRLYEQLEEVKLRKAVQSRQEAYARNRQKAKAFHIVNHHTHFPSWRYYAYNGAHN